The following are encoded together in the Rhinopithecus roxellana isolate Shanxi Qingling chromosome 5, ASM756505v1, whole genome shotgun sequence genome:
- the CCDC177 gene encoding coiled-coil domain-containing protein 177, with the protein MVDPVPEEEKTGAEPGDSGGDEAAASVPPDAQGAQEPAASSASASAAVPRKAEVPCAAAEGGRREQSPLLHLDLFNFDCPEAEGSRYVLTSPRSLEACARCAVKPVELLPRALADLVREAPGRSMRVATGLYEAYEAERRAKLQQCRAERERIMREEKRRLFTPLGPAAAAAAAAAAAASAPSAGSSSSCSSASLPASPAPRAARKSSPSPSSARTQPPPAGSRTGRKSHSLDSLSRRREGALSSESGASSSSYSGESLRELRWPPRASARNSCPAGSASSTTNAPGRPSALTLVPITGRSFSLGDLSHSPQTAQHVERIVRQVRAERGLRGVPERDRKIAALMLARHQEELLLLEQRAAAHGQWELQRVRAEQRREREEREKQRALEQGRRAWAAQVEERRGRRGREEREAARRRQRQYERSEERRRELAERQGLLRRERAERTAREDRLRKLQQEQNLKQREEGLQEGRERAEQIRRERAQRAARAKQRQEGQLQREKRELSRAERARHEALLQGRARQQRQEREGLRNSLEASLGRAQENYEHLVEQRTRELRERARREELQGRRAKEAAERKEREHQAHLEALARAGERRLQHATQVAEEAVQQKARRVGQSRLEKERAQRANKEKVERDEDCRRRELLQAIGRKLERSEQLSRERRSALESARSTARASFHVREKVREETNTRSFDRMVREAQLHASLDRK; encoded by the coding sequence ATGGTGGACCCGGTGCCTGAAGAAGAGAAGACAGGAGCGGAGCCCGGCGACTCCGGAGGGGACGAGGCCGCGGCGTCCGTGCCCCCTGATGCCCAGGGCGCCCAGGAGCCCGCAGCCTCCTCGGCCTCGGCCTCCGCGGCGGTGCCCCGCAAGGCAGAAGTCCCGTGTGCAGCCGCAGAAGGCGGGCGGCGGGAGCAGTCCCCGCTGCTGCACCTTGACCTCTTCAACTTCGACTGCCCGGAGGCGGAGGGCAGCCGCTACGTGCTGACCAGCCCCCGCTCGCTGGAGGCCTGCGCCCGCTGTGCGGTCAAGCCAGTGGAGCTGCTGCCACGGGCCCTGGCCGACCTGGTGCGCGAGGCTCCGGGCCGCTCCATGCGGGTGGCCACCGGCCTGTATGAGGCCTACGAGGCGGAGCGGCGCGCCAAGCTGCAACAATGCCGTGCCGAGCGCGAGCGCATCATGCGCGAGGAGAAGCGGCGCCTTTTCACGCCTTTGGGCCCCGcggcggccgccgccgccgccgctgctgccgcGGCCTCTGCACCGAGCgcgggcagcagcagcagctgcagcagcgcCAGCCTCCCGGCCTCGCCCGCGCCGCGTGCGGCCCGCAAGTCTTCCCCCAGTCCCTCCTCCGCGCGGACCCAACCTCCGCCGGCGGGTTCTCGGACAGGCAGGAAGAGCCATTCGCTGGACTCACTGTCCCGCCGGCGTGAGGGCGCCCTCAGCTCCGAGTCGGGCGCATCGTCGTCATCCTACAGTGGAGAAAGCTTGAGAGAGCTGCGCTGGCCGCCTCGGGCCTCGGCCAGGAACAGCTGCCCGGCGGGGTCGGCGTCCTCCACCACCAACGCTCCGGGCCGCCCCTCCGCCCTGACCCTGGTTCCGATCACCGGCCGCAGCTTCAGCCTCGGTGACCTGAGCCATTCGCCGCAGACCGCTCAGCACGTGGAACGCATCGTGCGCCAAGTGCGTGCAGAGCGCGGCCTGCGCGGGGTGCCGGAACGTGACCGGAAGATCGCGGCGCTCATGCTGGCACGGCACCAGGAGGAGCTCCTGCTGCTGGAGCAACGCGCGGCGGCCCACGGCCAGTGGGAGCTGCAGCGCGTGCGCGCCGAGCAGCGGCGGGAGCGCGAGGAGCGGGAGAAGCAGCGCGCCCTGGAGCAGGGCCGCAGAGCCTGGGCCGCGCAGGTGGAGGAGCGGCGAGGCCGCCGTGGCCGCGAAGAGCGCGAGGCGgcgcggcggcggcagcggcagtACGAGCGCAGCGAGGAGCGGCGGCGGGAGCTGGCCGAGCGCCAGGGCCTACTGCGGCGGGAGCGGGCGGAGCGCACGGCCCGGGAGGATCGGCTGCGCAAGCTTCAGCAGGAGCAGAACCTGAAGCAACGTGAGGAAGGCCTGCAGGAAGGGCGGGAGCGGGCCGAGCAGATCCGCAGGGAGCGCGCCCAGCGCGCGGCACGCGCCAAGCAGCGGCAGGAGGGTCAGCTACAGCGGGAGAAGCGGGAGCTGAGCCGGGCCGAGCGGGCGCGCCACGAGGCGCTGCTACAGGGCCGGGCCCGGCAGCAGCGCCAGGAGCGAGAGGGCCTGCGGAACTCGCTGGAAGCCAGCTTGGGCCGCGCGCAGGAGAACTACGAGCATTTGGTGGAGCAGCGCACCCGGGAACTGCGAGAGCGGGCCAGACGAGAGGAGCTGCAGGGTCGGCGGGCCAAGGAGGCGGCGGAGCGCAAAGAGCGGGAACATCAGGCGCACCTGGAGGCGCTGGCCCGGGCGGGGGAGCGACGGCTGCAGCACGCGACGCAGGTGGCCGAGGAAGCAGTGCAGCAGAAGGCGCGGCGCGTGGGCCAGAGCCGGCTGGAGAAGGAACGAGCCCAGCGTGCCAACAAAGAGAAAGTGGAGAGGGACGAAGACTGCCGCCGGCGAGAGCTGCTCCAGGCCATCGGGCGCAAGCTGGAGCGCAGCGAGCAACTGTCGCGGGAACGGCGCAGTGCGCTGGAGAGTGCCCGCTCCACAGCCCGGGCCTCCTTCCACGTGCGCGAGAAGGTGCGGGAGGAGACCAACACGCGCTCCTTCGACCGGATGGTGCGGGAGGCCCAGCTACACGCCAGCCTGGACCGCAAATAA
- the LOC115897425 gene encoding peptidyl-prolyl cis-trans isomerase A, which yields MVNPTVFFDIAVDGEPLGRVSFELFADKVPKTAENFRALSTGEKGFGYKGSCFHRIIPGFMCQGGDFTRHNGTGGKSIYGEKFEDENFILKHTGPGILSMANAGPNTNGSQFFICTAKTEWLDGKHVVFGKVKEGMNIVEAMERFGSRNGKTSKKITIADCGQLE from the coding sequence ATGGTCAACCCTACCGTGTTCTTCGACATTGCCGTCGACGGCGAGCCCTTGGGCCGCGTCTCCTTCGAGCTGTTTGCAGACAAggttccaaagacagcagaaaattttcgtgctctgagcactggagagaaaggatttggttataagggttcctgctttcacagaattattccagggtttatgtgtcagggtggtgacttcacacgccataatggcactggtggcaagtccatctatggggagaaatttgaagatgagaacttcatcctaaagcatacaggtcctggcatcttgtccatggcaaatgctggacccaacacaaatggttcccagtttttcatctgcactgccaagactgagtggttggatggcaagcatgtggtctttggcaaagtgaaagaaggcatgaatattgtggaggccatggagcgctttgggtccaggaatggcaagaccagcaagaagatcaccattgctgactgtggacaactcgaataa